In a genomic window of Epinephelus fuscoguttatus linkage group LG23, E.fuscoguttatus.final_Chr_v1:
- the LOC125884150 gene encoding oocyte zinc finger protein XlCOF6-like isoform X3, protein MSKVQMLRSLKQRLTAAAEEISGLVERTIAEYEEELCRSKEENERQRKLMDAVSNPQLRLHRADVQQLLVVKEEVPPEQQEWSSSVDQEDPEPPHIKEEQEELWISQEGEQLQGLEEDDITKFTSTPVPVKSEDDEEKPQSSQLHQRHTEQMETEAEGEDCGGAEPARNSDPDTHLQPEIDDKTEESSDPETDDSVDWKETREPQSGSDSLKNDQVSVNDLVVGEKPFSCSECGKRCGRRGDLKKHMRTHTGEKPFGCSECGKRFRDSGDLKKHMRTHTGEKPFSCSECGKRFGRHGVLKRHMMTHTGEKSFSCTECEKIFCYSGNLKKHMRFHSGEKSFSCSECGKSYGRKGDLNIHMRVHSGEKPYSCSECGKSYGRKGDLKIHMRSHTGEKPFGCSECGKSYSKTGDLKIHMISHTGEKPFSCSECGKRFSRRGLLKRHMMARTGEKSFSCTECEKIFCYSGDLRKHMRFHSGEKPYSCSECGKSYGRKGDLKVHMRFHTDEKPYSCSECGKSYGRKGDLKIHMISHTGEKPFGCSECGKRFGHGRELKKHMKWHSGEKPFSCSECGKSFTVSGSLKKHMRRHTGEKPFSCSECGKSFTVSGSLKEHMRRHTGEKPYSCSECGKSFIASRNLKEHMRCHTGEKPFRCSECGKRFSHSGYLKEHMRSHTGEKPFSCTECGKSFGRKLTLKTHMKSHTGEKPFSCTGCGKSFGLKGGLKRHMRSHTGKTPFNCSECGKSFSQKGDLNIHMRCHTGEKPFSCSICGKSFIQNGHLQTHFKIHDRDK, encoded by the coding sequence atgtccagcagctgttggtggttaaagaagaggttccccctgagcagcaggagtggagctccagtgtggaccaggaggacccagagcctccacacattaaagaggaacaggaggaactctggatcagtcaggagggagagcagcttcaagggctggaggaggatgatatcaccaagttcacatccactcctgtccctgtgaagagtgaagatgatgaagagaaacctcagtcctcacaacttcatcaaagacacactgaacagatggaaacagaagcagagggagaggactgtggaggagcagaaccagccaggaactcagatccagatacacatttacaaccaGAAATTGATGACAAGACTGAGGAGTCTTCTGATCCAGAAACTGATGACAGTGTTGATTGGAAGGAGACCAGAGAACCTCAGTCAGGTTCAGACTCTCTGAAAAATGATCAAGTCTCTGTCAATGATTTGGTTGTTGgtgagaaaccatttagctgctctgagtgtgggaaaagatgtGGTCGCCGTGGAGATCTGAAGAAACACATGAGAAcgcatacaggagagaaaccatttggctgctctgagtgtgggaaaagatttcgTGACAGTGGAGATCTAAAGAAACACATGAGAAcgcatacaggagagaaaccatttagctgctctgagtgtgggaaaagatttggtcgTCATGGAGTTCTGAAGCGACACATGATGACTCATACAGGAGAAAAATCATTTAGCTGCACTGAGTGtgagaaaatattttgttacagTGGCAATCTGAAGAAACACATGAGATTTCATTCAGGGGAGAAatcatttagctgctctgagtgtggcaAAAGCTATGGTAGAAAGGGAGATCTAAACATACACATGAGAGTTCATTCAGGGGAGAAACCAtatagctgctctgagtgtggcaAAAGCTATGGTAGAAAGGGAGATCTGAAGatacacatgagatctcatactggagagaaaccatttggCTGCTCTGAATGTGGCAAAAGCTACTCTAAAACGGGAGATTTGAAGATACACATGATATCTCAtactggagagaaaccatttagctgctctgaatGTGGGAAAAGATTTAGTCGTCGTGGACTTCTGAAGCGACACATGATGGCTCGTACAGGAGAAAAATCATTTAGCTGCACTGAGTGtgagaaaatattttgttacagTGGCGATCTGAGGAAACACATGAGATTTCATTCAGGGGAGAAACCAtatagctgctctgagtgtggcaAAAGCTATGGTAGAAAGGGAGATCTGAAGGTACACATGAGATTTCATACAGATGAAAAACCAtatagctgctctgagtgtggcaAAAGCTATGGTAGAAAGGGAGATCTGAAGATACACATGATATCTCAtactggagagaaaccatttggCTGCTCTGaatgtgggaaaagatttggacATGGCAGAGAGttgaaaaaacacatgaaatggcattcaggagagaaaccattcagctgctctgagtgtggcaAAAGCTTTACTGTAAGTGGAAGTCTGAAAAAACACATGAGAcgtcatacaggagagaaaccattcagctgctctgagtgtggcaAAAGCTTTACTGTAAGTGGAAGTCTGAAGGAACACATGAGACGTcatacaggagaaaaaccatatagctgctctgagtgtggcaAAAGCTTTATTGCAAGTAGAAATCTGAAGGAACACATGAGATGtcacactggagagaaaccatttaggtGCTcagagtgtgggaaaagatttagTCACAGTGGATATCTGAAGGaacacatgagatctcatacaggagagaaaccatttagttgCACTGAGTGTGGAAAAAGCTTTGGTCGAAAATTAACTCTGAAGACACACATGAaatctcatacaggagagaaaccatttagctgcacTGGGTGTGGCAAAAGCTTTGGTCTAAAGGGAGGTCTGAAGAgacacatgagatctcatacaggaAAGACACCATTTAACTGCTCTGAGTGTGGAAAAAGCTTTAGTCAAAAGGGAGATCTGAACATACACATGAGAtgtcatacaggagagaaaccatttagctgttcAATTTGTGGGAAATCATTTATACAAAATGGACATTTACAGACACACTTTAAAATTCATGACAGAGATAAGTGA
- the LOC125884150 gene encoding oocyte zinc finger protein XlCOF6-like isoform X2 — MSKVQMLRSLVQQRLTAAAEEIFGLVERTIAEYEEELCRSKEENERQRKLMDAVFNPQLRLHRADVQQLLVVKEEVPPEQQEWSSSVDQEDPEPPHIKEEQEELWISQEGEQLQGLEEDDITKFTSTPVPVKSEDDEEKPQSSQLHQRHTEQMETEAEGEDCGGAEPARNSDPDTHLQPEIDDKTEESSDPETDDSVDWKETREPQSGSDSLKNDQVSVNDLVVGEKPFSCSECGKRCGRRGDLKKHMRTHTGEKPFGCSECGKRFRDSGDLKKHMRTHTGEKPFSCSECGKRFGRHGVLKRHMMTHTGEKSFSCTECEKIFCYSGNLKKHMRFHSGEKSFSCSECGKSYGRKGDLNIHMRVHSGEKPYSCSECGKSYGRKGDLKIHMRSHTGEKPFGCSECGKSYSKTGDLKIHMISHTGEKPFSCSECGKRFSRRGLLKRHMMARTGEKSFSCTECEKIFCYSGDLRKHMRFHSGEKPYSCSECGKSYGRKGDLKVHMRFHTDEKPYSCSECGKSYGRKGDLKIHMISHTGEKPFGCSECGKRFGHGRELKKHMKWHSGEKPFSCSECGKSFTVSGSLKKHMRRHTGEKPFSCSECGKSFTVSGSLKEHMRRHTGEKPYSCSECGKSFIASRNLKEHMRCHTGEKPFRCSECGKRFSHSGYLKEHMRSHTGEKPFSCTECGKSFGRKLTLKTHMKSHTGEKPFSCTGCGKSFGLKGGLKRHMRSHTGKTPFNCSECGKSFSQKGDLNIHMRCHTGEKPFSCSICGKSFIQNGHLQTHFKIHDRDK; from the coding sequence atgtccagcagctgttggtggttaaagaagaggttccccctgagcagcaggagtggagctccagtgtggaccaggaggacccagagcctccacacattaaagaggaacaggaggaactctggatcagtcaggagggagagcagcttcaagggctggaggaggatgatatcaccaagttcacatccactcctgtccctgtgaagagtgaagatgatgaagagaaacctcagtcctcacaacttcatcaaagacacactgaacagatggaaacagaagcagagggagaggactgtggaggagcagaaccagccaggaactcagatccagatacacatttacaaccaGAAATTGATGACAAGACTGAGGAGTCTTCTGATCCAGAAACTGATGACAGTGTTGATTGGAAGGAGACCAGAGAACCTCAGTCAGGTTCAGACTCTCTGAAAAATGATCAAGTCTCTGTCAATGATTTGGTTGTTGgtgagaaaccatttagctgctctgagtgtgggaaaagatgtGGTCGCCGTGGAGATCTGAAGAAACACATGAGAAcgcatacaggagagaaaccatttggctgctctgagtgtgggaaaagatttcgTGACAGTGGAGATCTAAAGAAACACATGAGAAcgcatacaggagagaaaccatttagctgctctgagtgtgggaaaagatttggtcgTCATGGAGTTCTGAAGCGACACATGATGACTCATACAGGAGAAAAATCATTTAGCTGCACTGAGTGtgagaaaatattttgttacagTGGCAATCTGAAGAAACACATGAGATTTCATTCAGGGGAGAAatcatttagctgctctgagtgtggcaAAAGCTATGGTAGAAAGGGAGATCTAAACATACACATGAGAGTTCATTCAGGGGAGAAACCAtatagctgctctgagtgtggcaAAAGCTATGGTAGAAAGGGAGATCTGAAGatacacatgagatctcatactggagagaaaccatttggCTGCTCTGAATGTGGCAAAAGCTACTCTAAAACGGGAGATTTGAAGATACACATGATATCTCAtactggagagaaaccatttagctgctctgaatGTGGGAAAAGATTTAGTCGTCGTGGACTTCTGAAGCGACACATGATGGCTCGTACAGGAGAAAAATCATTTAGCTGCACTGAGTGtgagaaaatattttgttacagTGGCGATCTGAGGAAACACATGAGATTTCATTCAGGGGAGAAACCAtatagctgctctgagtgtggcaAAAGCTATGGTAGAAAGGGAGATCTGAAGGTACACATGAGATTTCATACAGATGAAAAACCAtatagctgctctgagtgtggcaAAAGCTATGGTAGAAAGGGAGATCTGAAGATACACATGATATCTCAtactggagagaaaccatttggCTGCTCTGaatgtgggaaaagatttggacATGGCAGAGAGttgaaaaaacacatgaaatggcattcaggagagaaaccattcagctgctctgagtgtggcaAAAGCTTTACTGTAAGTGGAAGTCTGAAAAAACACATGAGAcgtcatacaggagagaaaccattcagctgctctgagtgtggcaAAAGCTTTACTGTAAGTGGAAGTCTGAAGGAACACATGAGACGTcatacaggagaaaaaccatatagctgctctgagtgtggcaAAAGCTTTATTGCAAGTAGAAATCTGAAGGAACACATGAGATGtcacactggagagaaaccatttaggtGCTcagagtgtgggaaaagatttagTCACAGTGGATATCTGAAGGaacacatgagatctcatacaggagagaaaccatttagttgCACTGAGTGTGGAAAAAGCTTTGGTCGAAAATTAACTCTGAAGACACACATGAaatctcatacaggagagaaaccatttagctgcacTGGGTGTGGCAAAAGCTTTGGTCTAAAGGGAGGTCTGAAGAgacacatgagatctcatacaggaAAGACACCATTTAACTGCTCTGAGTGTGGAAAAAGCTTTAGTCAAAAGGGAGATCTGAACATACACATGAGAtgtcatacaggagagaaaccatttagctgttcAATTTGTGGGAAATCATTTATACAAAATGGACATTTACAGACACACTTTAAAATTCATGACAGAGATAAGTGA
- the LOC125884150 gene encoding oocyte zinc finger protein XlCOF6-like isoform X8: MDAVFNPQLRLHRADVQQLLVVKEEVPPEQQEWSSSVDQEDPEPPHIKEEQEELWISQEGEQLQGLEEDDITKFTSTPVPVKSEDDEEKPQSSQLHQRHTEQMETEAEGEDCGGAEPARNSDPDTHLQPEIDDKTEESSDPETDDSVDWKETREPQSGSDSLKNDQVSVNDLVVGEKPFSCSECGKRCGRRGDLKKHMRTHTGEKPFGCSECGKRFRDSGDLKKHMRTHTGEKPFSCSECGKRFGRHGVLKRHMMTHTGEKSFSCTECEKIFCYSGNLKKHMRFHSGEKSFSCSECGKSYGRKGDLNIHMRVHSGEKPYSCSECGKSYGRKGDLKIHMRSHTGEKPFGCSECGKSYSKTGDLKIHMISHTGEKPFSCSECGKRFSRRGLLKRHMMARTGEKSFSCTECEKIFCYSGDLRKHMRFHSGEKPYSCSECGKSYGRKGDLKVHMRFHTDEKPYSCSECGKSYGRKGDLKIHMISHTGEKPFGCSECGKRFGHGRELKKHMKWHSGEKPFSCSECGKSFTVSGSLKKHMRRHTGEKPFSCSECGKSFTVSGSLKEHMRRHTGEKPYSCSECGKSFIASRNLKEHMRCHTGEKPFRCSECGKRFSHSGYLKEHMRSHTGEKPFSCTECGKSFGRKLTLKTHMKSHTGEKPFSCTGCGKSFGLKGGLKRHMRSHTGKTPFNCSECGKSFSQKGDLNIHMRCHTGEKPFSCSICGKSFIQNGHLQTHFKIHDRDK, translated from the coding sequence atgtccagcagctgttggtggttaaagaagaggttccccctgagcagcaggagtggagctccagtgtggaccaggaggacccagagcctccacacattaaagaggaacaggaggaactctggatcagtcaggagggagagcagcttcaagggctggaggaggatgatatcaccaagttcacatccactcctgtccctgtgaagagtgaagatgatgaagagaaacctcagtcctcacaacttcatcaaagacacactgaacagatggaaacagaagcagagggagaggactgtggaggagcagaaccagccaggaactcagatccagatacacatttacaaccaGAAATTGATGACAAGACTGAGGAGTCTTCTGATCCAGAAACTGATGACAGTGTTGATTGGAAGGAGACCAGAGAACCTCAGTCAGGTTCAGACTCTCTGAAAAATGATCAAGTCTCTGTCAATGATTTGGTTGTTGgtgagaaaccatttagctgctctgagtgtgggaaaagatgtGGTCGCCGTGGAGATCTGAAGAAACACATGAGAAcgcatacaggagagaaaccatttggctgctctgagtgtgggaaaagatttcgTGACAGTGGAGATCTAAAGAAACACATGAGAAcgcatacaggagagaaaccatttagctgctctgagtgtgggaaaagatttggtcgTCATGGAGTTCTGAAGCGACACATGATGACTCATACAGGAGAAAAATCATTTAGCTGCACTGAGTGtgagaaaatattttgttacagTGGCAATCTGAAGAAACACATGAGATTTCATTCAGGGGAGAAatcatttagctgctctgagtgtggcaAAAGCTATGGTAGAAAGGGAGATCTAAACATACACATGAGAGTTCATTCAGGGGAGAAACCAtatagctgctctgagtgtggcaAAAGCTATGGTAGAAAGGGAGATCTGAAGatacacatgagatctcatactggagagaaaccatttggCTGCTCTGAATGTGGCAAAAGCTACTCTAAAACGGGAGATTTGAAGATACACATGATATCTCAtactggagagaaaccatttagctgctctgaatGTGGGAAAAGATTTAGTCGTCGTGGACTTCTGAAGCGACACATGATGGCTCGTACAGGAGAAAAATCATTTAGCTGCACTGAGTGtgagaaaatattttgttacagTGGCGATCTGAGGAAACACATGAGATTTCATTCAGGGGAGAAACCAtatagctgctctgagtgtggcaAAAGCTATGGTAGAAAGGGAGATCTGAAGGTACACATGAGATTTCATACAGATGAAAAACCAtatagctgctctgagtgtggcaAAAGCTATGGTAGAAAGGGAGATCTGAAGATACACATGATATCTCAtactggagagaaaccatttggCTGCTCTGaatgtgggaaaagatttggacATGGCAGAGAGttgaaaaaacacatgaaatggcattcaggagagaaaccattcagctgctctgagtgtggcaAAAGCTTTACTGTAAGTGGAAGTCTGAAAAAACACATGAGAcgtcatacaggagagaaaccattcagctgctctgagtgtggcaAAAGCTTTACTGTAAGTGGAAGTCTGAAGGAACACATGAGACGTcatacaggagaaaaaccatatagctgctctgagtgtggcaAAAGCTTTATTGCAAGTAGAAATCTGAAGGAACACATGAGATGtcacactggagagaaaccatttaggtGCTcagagtgtgggaaaagatttagTCACAGTGGATATCTGAAGGaacacatgagatctcatacaggagagaaaccatttagttgCACTGAGTGTGGAAAAAGCTTTGGTCGAAAATTAACTCTGAAGACACACATGAaatctcatacaggagagaaaccatttagctgcacTGGGTGTGGCAAAAGCTTTGGTCTAAAGGGAGGTCTGAAGAgacacatgagatctcatacaggaAAGACACCATTTAACTGCTCTGAGTGTGGAAAAAGCTTTAGTCAAAAGGGAGATCTGAACATACACATGAGAtgtcatacaggagagaaaccatttagctgttcAATTTGTGGGAAATCATTTATACAAAATGGACATTTACAGACACACTTTAAAATTCATGACAGAGATAAGTGA
- the LOC125884150 gene encoding oocyte zinc finger protein XlCOF6-like isoform X4, with protein sequence MSKVQMLRSLKQRLTAAAEEISGLVERTIAEYEEELCRSKEENERQRKLMDAVSNPQLRLHRADVQQLLMVKEEVPPEQQEWSSSVDQEDPEPPHIKEEQEELWISQEGEQLQGLEEDDITKFTSTPVPVKSEDDEEKPQSSQLHQRHTEQMETEAEGEDCGGAEPARNSDPDTHLQPEIDDKTEESSDPETDDSVDWKETREPQSGSDSLKNDQVSVNDLVVGEKPFSCSECGKRCGRRGDLKKHMRTHTGEKPFGCSECGKRFRDSGDLKKHMRTHTGEKPFSCSECGKRFGRHGVLKRHMMTHTGEKSFSCTECEKIFCYSGNLKKHMRFHSGEKSFSCSECGKSYGRKGDLNIHMRVHSGEKPYSCSECGKSYGRKGDLKIHMRSHTGEKPFGCSECGKSYSKTGDLKIHMISHTGEKPFSCSECGKRFSRRGLLKRHMMARTGEKSFSCTECEKIFCYSGDLRKHMRFHSGEKPYSCSECGKSYGRKGDLKVHMRFHTDEKPYSCSECGKSYGRKGDLKIHMISHTGEKPFGCSECGKRFGHGRELKKHMKWHSGEKPFSCSECGKSFTVSGSLKKHMRRHTGEKPFSCSECGKSFTVSGSLKEHMRRHTGEKPYSCSECGKSFIASRNLKEHMRCHTGEKPFRCSECGKRFSHSGYLKEHMRSHTGEKPFSCTECGKSFGRKLTLKTHMKSHTGEKPFSCTGCGKSFGLKGGLKRHMRSHTGKTPFNCSECGKSFSQKGDLNIHMRCHTGEKPFSCSICGKSFIQNGHLQTHFKIHDRDK encoded by the coding sequence gttccccctgagcagcaggagtggagctccagtgtggaccaggaggacccagagcctccacacattaaagaggaacaggaggaactctggatcagtcaggagggagagcagcttcaagggctggaggaggatgatatcaccaagttcacatccactcctgtccctgtgaagagtgaagatgatgaagagaaacctcagtcctcacaacttcatcaaagacacactgaacagatggaaacagaagcagagggagaggactgtggaggagcagaaccagccaggaactcagatccagatacacatttacaaccaGAAATTGATGACAAGACTGAGGAGTCTTCTGATCCAGAAACTGATGACAGTGTTGATTGGAAGGAGACCAGAGAACCTCAGTCAGGTTCAGACTCTCTGAAAAATGATCAAGTCTCTGTCAATGATTTGGTTGTTGgtgagaaaccatttagctgctctgagtgtgggaaaagatgtGGTCGCCGTGGAGATCTGAAGAAACACATGAGAAcgcatacaggagagaaaccatttggctgctctgagtgtgggaaaagatttcgTGACAGTGGAGATCTAAAGAAACACATGAGAAcgcatacaggagagaaaccatttagctgctctgagtgtgggaaaagatttggtcgTCATGGAGTTCTGAAGCGACACATGATGACTCATACAGGAGAAAAATCATTTAGCTGCACTGAGTGtgagaaaatattttgttacagTGGCAATCTGAAGAAACACATGAGATTTCATTCAGGGGAGAAatcatttagctgctctgagtgtggcaAAAGCTATGGTAGAAAGGGAGATCTAAACATACACATGAGAGTTCATTCAGGGGAGAAACCAtatagctgctctgagtgtggcaAAAGCTATGGTAGAAAGGGAGATCTGAAGatacacatgagatctcatactggagagaaaccatttggCTGCTCTGAATGTGGCAAAAGCTACTCTAAAACGGGAGATTTGAAGATACACATGATATCTCAtactggagagaaaccatttagctgctctgaatGTGGGAAAAGATTTAGTCGTCGTGGACTTCTGAAGCGACACATGATGGCTCGTACAGGAGAAAAATCATTTAGCTGCACTGAGTGtgagaaaatattttgttacagTGGCGATCTGAGGAAACACATGAGATTTCATTCAGGGGAGAAACCAtatagctgctctgagtgtggcaAAAGCTATGGTAGAAAGGGAGATCTGAAGGTACACATGAGATTTCATACAGATGAAAAACCAtatagctgctctgagtgtggcaAAAGCTATGGTAGAAAGGGAGATCTGAAGATACACATGATATCTCAtactggagagaaaccatttggCTGCTCTGaatgtgggaaaagatttggacATGGCAGAGAGttgaaaaaacacatgaaatggcattcaggagagaaaccattcagctgctctgagtgtggcaAAAGCTTTACTGTAAGTGGAAGTCTGAAAAAACACATGAGAcgtcatacaggagagaaaccattcagctgctctgagtgtggcaAAAGCTTTACTGTAAGTGGAAGTCTGAAGGAACACATGAGACGTcatacaggagaaaaaccatatagctgctctgagtgtggcaAAAGCTTTATTGCAAGTAGAAATCTGAAGGAACACATGAGATGtcacactggagagaaaccatttaggtGCTcagagtgtgggaaaagatttagTCACAGTGGATATCTGAAGGaacacatgagatctcatacaggagagaaaccatttagttgCACTGAGTGTGGAAAAAGCTTTGGTCGAAAATTAACTCTGAAGACACACATGAaatctcatacaggagagaaaccatttagctgcacTGGGTGTGGCAAAAGCTTTGGTCTAAAGGGAGGTCTGAAGAgacacatgagatctcatacaggaAAGACACCATTTAACTGCTCTGAGTGTGGAAAAAGCTTTAGTCAAAAGGGAGATCTGAACATACACATGAGAtgtcatacaggagagaaaccatttagctgttcAATTTGTGGGAAATCATTTATACAAAATGGACATTTACAGACACACTTTAAAATTCATGACAGAGATAAGTGA